TGGTGGTGATGTTAAGCAGCTGGAAACACTTTTGAATCCGCCAAGCGCACCAAATCAAAGTATTGCTACGATTATTGCTAATATCCAAAATCCAAGCAGCGGTTTAACCGTAACGCAGAATAATAACGCTCTCCTTATCGCCAGCCAAACGTACGGACAGATTATCAAACATGTATTAAACACTGCTAATATACTGCCTCCAAGTGGTGCAATGGCGGGTGTTATTACCACTACAGATAATGCGGTTGGTCCATGGCAGGCTCCTGCGAATACTTCTATTGTAGGTACAGCTTCGCTTCCTATTTACATTTCTGAAAGCCAGCAGGCCAATTTAAACGTTGATGCCGTTTCGGGTAAATCCATTAACGCGATCCGCAAGTTTAACGGACTTGGTATTTTAATCTGGGGATCAAGAACATTAGATGGAAACAGTCAGGATTGGAGGTATATTCCAGTTAGAAGAACCATGATTTTCCTTGAACAATCTTGTAAACTGGCTACTCAGGCGTATGTTTTCCAGCCAAACGACAAAAATACGTGGGAAGCTGTAATTGCAATGATCAGCAGTTTCCTTACTTCTATCTGGAAACAAGGCGGTTTGCAAGGAGCAAGTGCTTCTGATGCTTTTTCAGTAGCCTGCGGATTAGGTTCGACTATGACAGCAGATGATATTTTGAATGGTTTTATGAATGTTACTGTAAAAGTAGCGGTAGTACATCCAGCAGAGTTTATCGTGTTGACCTTTCAACAACAGATGGCAACTTCTAGTTAATCAAATCATTAATCTCTTAAAGAATTTCTTTTAAATAAAAATACAAGAATATGGCAACAGATGACGGAAGCGTACAAGGCGCAACATGGCCCATGCCAAAGTTCAGGTTTGAAGTAGACCTGGGAACTGAATTGACAAAAGTAGCTTTTCAAGAAGTTACAGGAATGGATGTCGAAAACCAAATTATAGAATATCGCAAAAGCAACAGCCCGCTTTTTTCTGTAGAAAAAATGCCGGGAATTACAAAATACGGCAACGTAACCATGAAGCGAGGCATTTTTGTAAACGATAATACTTTTTGGGACTGGCACCAGCAGGTGGTAATGAATACCATTAAAAGAAGAACGGTAATCATCAAACTTTTGGACGAAAAAGGCGGTGTAACCATGCAATGGACACTAAATAATGCCTGGCCAACCAAAATTACCAGTACTGATTTAAAATCAGACGGAAATGAAGTTGCAGTAGACACTATTGAAATTGCTCATGAACAATTAATTATTAAAAATGGCGGAAAATAATGATTATCCTGTAAGCTTTTATTTTACACTCTCTTTTTCGGGTGTGGATGCGGCTTTCAAAGAGGTGTCAGGAATTTCTAAAGAACTAAGTATAGAAGAAATTGTTTGCGGAGGCGAAAATAGGTTTAAATACCGCCTCCCAACAGTTTCTAACAGTCCAAACTTAGTTTTAAAAAGAGCCATTGTACCCGTAGGATCTTCATTAGTAAGCTGGTGTGCCAATTGTATCGATCAAGGATTGGCAATTCCTATCCAGCCGCACAATGTAATACTAAGTCTGCTGAATGCCAGCGGTATTGTTTGTATGCAGTGGACTTTTAACAATGCGTATCCGGTAAAATATTCCATTTCTGATTTAAACTCTCAGGAAAGTGGTATCGCAATCGAATCTATCGAGCTTGCTTATACCTATTTCAATATTTCATCGAATACCAATTTTGACAAACTTTTTAATTAATCATCATGCCCATCGAAATAAGAGAGCTGGTTATCAAAACTGAAATTGTGAGTTCGCACAACAAAAGCAATTCGGCTGCAAAAGAAAAAGAACTTTCCTTGCTTAGAAAACAAGTTTTGGAAGAATGCAAAAGATTAATCTCTGAGAAAAATCAGGAGAACAGTTACAAACGTTAAAAAACAAGCCCATGGCAAGTCTGGAATTATTAAAAATGACTGGTTATACCGATGAAGAGTTTCAAAACAAACTCTCAGGGAATCCGTATACCGTTATGATAAATCCAGAAAACATTAAACTGGAAAAAGCCATCGAATACAACGAACAACAGGCTCCGGCCACAAGTTCGACTTCGCAGAAGTATAAAAGCACCCCAAGCGATAAACTGAATTTTGAAATTGTAATTGACTGTACCGGAATTGTGGATCCAAAACGCATCAGCATGTCTCAGGAAATTACAGCGCTGGAAACCATTATTTACACGTATAATGGTAAAATTCACCGTCCGAACTTTGTAAAAATACAATGGGGACAAGACATTACCTTCAGCGGAGTTCTCAATTCAATTGATATCTCTTACACTTTATTTAAACCAGACGGAAGTCCGCTGAGAGCCAAAATCTCACTGTCTTTCAGCCAATACGTTTCTCCGGAAACTGTAACCCGAACAGACGCTCCCGAGTCACCAGACCTTACGCATATCGTAACGGTAACCGAAGGAATGTCTCTGCCTCAGCTTTGCTTAAAAACATGGAATGATGATTCCTATTACGTACAAGTTGCAGCGTATAACAAACTAAACAAATTCAGAAACCTAAGTGGTATCGACAAATTAATATTTCCACCTTTAATACCCTCCAAATCATGAGTACTTCTAACAACATATCAAGTGGTGGAATCGCTACATTCACAGTTAAAGTAAATGGTGCAACTGTACCAGACGAATTAAGCGTGTATGCTATTCACGTTGAAAAAAGAGTAAACCGAATTTCAAGTGCCAAAATTACAATTCTAGACGGTGATCCTACTGTTCAGGATTTTACAGCAAGTTCCTCAGACACTTTTGTTCCAGGCGGCACTATCAGTATTGAAGCCGGTTATGACAATACAAATACGGTCATTTTTAAAGGAATCATCATGAGCCAAACAGTTCGTGTTGACTCTCTAATAGGATCTGCTCTGGAAGTAGAATGCCGTGATGAAGCCGTAAAAATGATTGTAGGACGAAAAAGTCTTACCTATTCCAAACAAAAAGACAGTGATATTATAAGCTCAATTATAGGAACTTATTCAGGATTAACACCAAGCGTTGCGTCTACCTCAACACAATGGCCGGAACAAGTACAATATTATGTAACGGACTGGGATTATATTTTATCGCTTGCTGAAGCCAATGGATTAATCGTAACTACTATAAACGGAACCGTTTCCGTTCAAGCTCCAGATAATACGACTACCTCAGTGGTGACAGTGACTTATGGAGATAATTTATATGAATTCAATGCCAAGTTAAATGCCGTTACACAATTAGGAAGTGCAACTGCCAACAGCTGGGATTTTAAAACTCAGGCTGTTGTAAATGGTCAAGCCTCAGCTAATGTAAGCGGAGCAGGAAATTTGAGTACCAAAAAATTATCTGGTGTTGTAGGACTTTCGACCTTCCAACTCCAAACCACTGCACCTTTAGAAACTGCTGATTTAACCAATTGGTCAAAAGCGCAGATTATTAAAAGCGAATATTCTAAAATAACAGGCGAAGCCAAATTTATAGGAACCAGTTTAGTTGATCCCGGAAAGTACATGACTTTTGCAGGTCTTGGAAGCCGTTTCAATGGTGATTACCTTATTGGTGGCGTTGTTCACGATCTATCTCAAGGAAATTGGGTTACAGAAGTTCAATTAGGACTTTCCCCGCTTTGGTTTACCGAAGAACCAGATGTTATGGCACCTCCCGCTTCAGGACTTATTCCCGGAGTAAGAGGGTTATTTAACGGTACGGTAAAACAAATGTCTGAAGATCCAGACAGTCAATTTAGAATTCTAGTTAATATTCCGTTGTTTGATCCTAACGGACAAGGAATCTGGGCAAGACTTTCTAACTTTTATTCAACCAACGGTGCCGGCGCTTTTTTCCTTCCAGAAGTGGGAGACGAAGTTATTCTTGGATTTCTTAACGAAGACCCTCGTTATCCGGTAATTTTAGGAAGTATGTACAGCAGCAGCGGCATAAAACCTTTTACAGGATTAACACCGAATAACAAAAACTCCACCAAAGCCATTGTATCAAAATCTGGAATTTCAGTTGAATTTGATGATGAAAACAAAGTTTGGACAGTAGCTACTCCAAGTAAAAACACCATTATTATAAGCGATAAAGACAAAAAAATCACCATTCAAGATCAAAACAGTAACAGTATTGTAATGTCGGAGAGCGGAATAGATATTTCCAGTCAGAAAAACATCAATATTTCGGCACAGCAAAATGTAAATATTAAAGGAACACAAGGAATTACTATTCAGTCCAGCGGCGGTGATGTTGCTACAAAAGGACTAAACATTAAAGAAAATGCCGATATGCAGTACTCTGCTCAAGGCGCACAAATGGCTCAGGTACAAGGCGGTATGCAGTTAACGCTTAAAGGAGCCATGGTAATGATTAATTAATTTTTAAAAATAAAAGATATGCCACCAGCAGCAAGACTTACAGATTTTCACGAATGTCCAATGATAACTCCAGGTCTTCCGCCAATCCCTCATGTAGGCGGACCAGTCGTAGGCCCAGGAATGCCAACCGTTTTAATAGCAGGATTACCTGCAGCTAGAGTTGGTGATATGCTTGTTTGTGTTGGACCACCAGATTCGATTATACAAGGATCATCAACAGTAATGATTGGCGGTATGCCCGCCGCAAGAATGGGAGATAAAACCGCTCACGGAGGAACTATTATTCTGGGAGCATTTACCGTAATGATAGGTGGATAGCATCAGTAAAAAAGAGAGTTTGTTTTTAGGTTCGGGATGGTCGTTTCCCGTATCATTTTCTGCGGGTAATTATCAGCTTAATTTATCTGCAAATGAAGCCAATATAAACGAATCTATCAACATTATTCTCAATACCCGCAAGGGTGAACGCACTTTAGAATCAGATTTTGGATCTGGTTTGCAGCAGTTTATGTTCAGAAAAATTGATAATGCCCTAAAAGGAGAAATTATTGAAACGATAAAATATGCCCTGCTTCGTTACGAGCCCAGAATACTGGTTCAGGATGTACAAATTGCTTCAACAGATGTCTTAAACGGACTCATCGAAGTGCTGATTATTTACATCTATTCACAAACTAATACAAGACACAACTATGTATTTCCTTTCCATTTAAAAGAAGGAACTAACCTAGCCCGAAAAAAATGATTGCAATTGATCAAAATAGTGCTTTAAATTCCATTAACGAGTCACTCGTTCCAGCTCCGCATTTAATAGACGGAAGGAAAGAGCATGACTGGCTGCATTTTCTTGCGGAATTTAGCAGACTGATCAATTTTTACAATGACCAAAATGCAATCGAAGGCAGCTGGAATCCGTTTTTATTGAAAGATCCCGTTTTTTTAGTGGTTTCTATTTCCAAAACCAATTATAAAAAACTGCATTCGCAATACAAAACAAACTGCAACGAAGTACAGAAACTAAATCAAACAAAGGCTGCAGCCAATCAGACTTCAACTGCTTTAAACAAACTATTTGACCATCTTACTGAAACCTACAAAATAATAGAAAGATGGACGTATTATATGCAGATGACAGATGAGATGTACAATCTCAAAAAATATATGCTGCATGAAGTACAAAATATGCTGAGTGCCGATTTCTGGGCCGTTCAGTCTTTCCGTCAGTATTTGTACACGCAATCATTAAACGCTGGATTTGCTGGATTACCAAGCAATACGTATGTCGATATTAATGATGATTTATGGAATAGCAACAAAGGCAAAAGACCTTTCTGGGAAGTCTTTGGTTTTGATACCGAACAAGTTTTTCTAGAAACAGGAAATAAAAATGCTGCTTCCTTAAATGCATTAACCATAACGGGAGATCGATTATACAATTTTCTGGAAACAACCATTTTTCATGCCTTAACAGAATTTAAAAACCTAAGCAACAGAAAAAGCCGTTATCCAGACACCACCCTTTTGCGTTCTTTTATCGATCTTTTAAAAGTACAGCAGGAACAGTTAAACGGTATTTCTCAA
This is a stretch of genomic DNA from Flavobacterium endoglycinae. It encodes these proteins:
- a CDS encoding phage tail protein, yielding MATDDGSVQGATWPMPKFRFEVDLGTELTKVAFQEVTGMDVENQIIEYRKSNSPLFSVEKMPGITKYGNVTMKRGIFVNDNTFWDWHQQVVMNTIKRRTVIIKLLDEKGGVTMQWTLNNAWPTKITSTDLKSDGNEVAVDTIEIAHEQLIIKNGGK
- a CDS encoding phage tail protein, producing MAENNDYPVSFYFTLSFSGVDAAFKEVSGISKELSIEEIVCGGENRFKYRLPTVSNSPNLVLKRAIVPVGSSLVSWCANCIDQGLAIPIQPHNVILSLLNASGIVCMQWTFNNAYPVKYSISDLNSQESGIAIESIELAYTYFNISSNTNFDKLFN
- a CDS encoding DUF5908 family protein, with the protein product MPIEIRELVIKTEIVSSHNKSNSAAKEKELSLLRKQVLEECKRLISEKNQENSYKR
- a CDS encoding CIS tube protein — protein: MASLELLKMTGYTDEEFQNKLSGNPYTVMINPENIKLEKAIEYNEQQAPATSSTSQKYKSTPSDKLNFEIVIDCTGIVDPKRISMSQEITALETIIYTYNGKIHRPNFVKIQWGQDITFSGVLNSIDISYTLFKPDGSPLRAKISLSFSQYVSPETVTRTDAPESPDLTHIVTVTEGMSLPQLCLKTWNDDSYYVQVAAYNKLNKFRNLSGIDKLIFPPLIPSKS
- the vgrG gene encoding type VI secretion system tip protein VgrG, whose translation is MSTSNNISSGGIATFTVKVNGATVPDELSVYAIHVEKRVNRISSAKITILDGDPTVQDFTASSSDTFVPGGTISIEAGYDNTNTVIFKGIIMSQTVRVDSLIGSALEVECRDEAVKMIVGRKSLTYSKQKDSDIISSIIGTYSGLTPSVASTSTQWPEQVQYYVTDWDYILSLAEANGLIVTTINGTVSVQAPDNTTTSVVTVTYGDNLYEFNAKLNAVTQLGSATANSWDFKTQAVVNGQASANVSGAGNLSTKKLSGVVGLSTFQLQTTAPLETADLTNWSKAQIIKSEYSKITGEAKFIGTSLVDPGKYMTFAGLGSRFNGDYLIGGVVHDLSQGNWVTEVQLGLSPLWFTEEPDVMAPPASGLIPGVRGLFNGTVKQMSEDPDSQFRILVNIPLFDPNGQGIWARLSNFYSTNGAGAFFLPEVGDEVILGFLNEDPRYPVILGSMYSSSGIKPFTGLTPNNKNSTKAIVSKSGISVEFDDENKVWTVATPSKNTIIISDKDKKITIQDQNSNSIVMSESGIDISSQKNINISAQQNVNIKGTQGITIQSSGGDVATKGLNIKENADMQYSAQGAQMAQVQGGMQLTLKGAMVMIN
- a CDS encoding PAAR domain-containing protein — encoded protein: MPPAARLTDFHECPMITPGLPPIPHVGGPVVGPGMPTVLIAGLPAARVGDMLVCVGPPDSIIQGSSTVMIGGMPAARMGDKTAHGGTIILGAFTVMIGG
- a CDS encoding GPW/gp25 family protein, with the protein product MFLGSGWSFPVSFSAGNYQLNLSANEANINESINIILNTRKGERTLESDFGSGLQQFMFRKIDNALKGEIIETIKYALLRYEPRILVQDVQIASTDVLNGLIEVLIIYIYSQTNTRHNYVFPFHLKEGTNLARKK